One window from the genome of Marinobacter sp. LV10R510-11A encodes:
- the acnB gene encoding bifunctional aconitate hydratase 2/2-methylisocitrate dehydratase, with amino-acid sequence MLEAYREHVAERAAQGIPPKPLSAEQTSALVELLKNPPAGEERTLVDLLENRVPPGVDEAAYVKAAFLTAIVKDEASSPLIDKPKAIQLFGMMQGGYNITTLVELLDNAELAELAGTELKHTLLMFDAFNDVKVKMDAGNAVAKSVIESWANAEWFTKRDKVADSIKMTVFKVTGETNTDDLSPAPDAWSRPDIPLHSLAAYKMERDGLKPEEPGVKGPMSQIDEIKAKGLPVAFVGDVVGTGSSRKSATNSVLWFFGDDLPGVPNKRGGGVCIGNKVAPIFFNTMEDAGALVFEAPVDDMNMGDVIDIRPYEGKVLNENGDVISEFGFKSDVILDEVQAGGRIPLIIGRGLTTKARETLGLGVTDTFRLPADPEAGTKGFTLGQKMVGKACGLEEGQGVRPGTYCEPKMTTVGSQDTTGPMTRDELKDLACLGFQADLVMQSFCHTAAYPKPIDVEMQHTMPDFIKTRGGVSLRPGDGIIHSWLNRMLLPDTVGTGGDSHTRFPMGISFPAGSGLVAFAAATGVMPLDMPESVLVRFKGEMQPGITLRDLVHAIPLYGIKNGILNVEKKGKINEFSGRVLEIEGLEQLTVEQAFELSDASAERSAAGCTINLSEESVAEYLQSNITMLRWMIAEGYGDPRTLERRAQGMEEWLANPSLMRADKDAEYSHVIEIDLADIKEPIVCCPNDPDDARFLSEVAGDKVDEVFIGSCMTNIGHFRAAGKLLEQNKAPLKTRLWMAPPTKMDESQLMEEGYYNIYGTAGVRTEMPGCSLCMGNQARVAAKSTVLSTSTRNFPNRLGDGANVYLTSAELASVGAILGRIPTPQEYLEHTKNLNSMSKEIYKYLNFDQMDNYTSKAAAANIA; translated from the coding sequence GGCATCCCCCCCAAGCCGCTGAGCGCCGAACAAACCTCTGCTTTGGTAGAATTACTGAAGAATCCGCCTGCAGGTGAAGAACGCACCTTAGTTGATTTGCTTGAGAATCGCGTTCCGCCAGGCGTTGACGAAGCCGCTTATGTAAAAGCCGCTTTTCTGACCGCCATCGTTAAAGATGAAGCAAGCTCGCCTCTGATCGACAAGCCCAAAGCGATCCAGTTGTTTGGCATGATGCAGGGTGGTTATAACATCACCACTCTGGTCGAGTTATTGGATAATGCAGAGCTGGCCGAACTGGCCGGTACCGAACTGAAGCACACTTTGCTGATGTTTGACGCGTTTAACGACGTGAAAGTGAAAATGGACGCCGGGAATGCGGTTGCCAAATCTGTCATTGAGTCTTGGGCCAACGCTGAGTGGTTTACCAAGCGTGACAAGGTTGCTGACAGCATCAAGATGACTGTCTTCAAAGTAACCGGTGAAACCAACACCGATGACTTGTCTCCTGCACCGGATGCCTGGTCACGCCCAGACATTCCACTGCACTCCCTCGCTGCCTACAAAATGGAACGCGATGGCCTGAAGCCTGAAGAGCCCGGCGTTAAGGGCCCGATGAGTCAGATCGACGAAATCAAAGCCAAGGGCCTGCCCGTTGCCTTTGTCGGTGACGTAGTCGGTACCGGTTCTTCACGTAAGTCAGCCACCAACTCTGTACTTTGGTTTTTCGGCGATGATCTTCCCGGCGTACCGAACAAGCGCGGTGGTGGTGTGTGTATCGGTAACAAGGTTGCGCCTATTTTCTTCAACACCATGGAAGATGCCGGCGCCCTCGTATTCGAAGCACCGGTAGACGACATGAACATGGGCGATGTTATCGATATCCGCCCGTATGAAGGCAAAGTTCTGAACGAAAATGGCGATGTCATCTCCGAGTTCGGCTTCAAGTCTGATGTCATTCTTGACGAAGTACAGGCCGGCGGCCGTATTCCGTTGATTATCGGTCGTGGCCTGACCACCAAGGCCCGTGAAACACTGGGGCTGGGCGTAACGGACACTTTCCGTCTACCAGCTGACCCGGAAGCGGGCACCAAGGGCTTTACTCTGGGCCAGAAAATGGTTGGTAAAGCCTGTGGTCTGGAAGAAGGCCAAGGCGTTCGTCCCGGCACCTACTGTGAGCCGAAGATGACAACCGTTGGTTCTCAGGATACTACGGGACCGATGACTCGTGATGAGCTGAAAGATCTGGCATGCCTGGGCTTCCAGGCAGACCTGGTGATGCAGTCATTCTGTCACACTGCGGCTTACCCAAAGCCGATTGACGTTGAAATGCAACACACCATGCCCGACTTCATCAAAACCCGTGGCGGTGTTTCGCTGCGTCCCGGCGACGGCATCATCCACTCTTGGCTGAACCGTATGTTGCTGCCAGATACCGTGGGTACCGGTGGTGACTCTCACACCCGTTTCCCGATGGGCATCTCGTTCCCTGCAGGTTCTGGCCTGGTTGCGTTCGCAGCTGCCACCGGCGTTATGCCGCTGGACATGCCAGAATCGGTTCTGGTGCGCTTCAAAGGCGAAATGCAGCCCGGCATCACCCTGCGTGATCTGGTTCATGCCATTCCGCTGTACGGCATCAAGAACGGCATATTGAACGTCGAGAAGAAAGGCAAGATCAACGAATTCTCCGGTCGCGTACTGGAAATTGAAGGTCTGGAACAGCTGACTGTCGAGCAAGCGTTTGAACTGTCTGATGCTTCTGCTGAGCGCTCCGCAGCGGGCTGTACCATTAACCTGTCTGAAGAGTCTGTTGCAGAGTACCTGCAATCCAACATCACCATGCTGCGCTGGATGATTGCAGAAGGTTACGGCGACCCACGCACCCTTGAGCGTCGCGCTCAGGGTATGGAAGAGTGGCTGGCAAATCCAAGCCTGATGCGTGCTGACAAAGACGCAGAGTACTCACACGTGATCGAGATCGATCTGGCTGACATCAAAGAGCCAATCGTATGCTGCCCGAACGATCCTGACGATGCCCGCTTCCTTTCTGAAGTGGCTGGCGACAAGGTAGACGAAGTATTCATCGGCTCCTGCATGACCAACATCGGTCACTTCCGCGCGGCTGGCAAGCTGCTAGAGCAGAACAAAGCACCTCTGAAAACCCGTCTATGGATGGCGCCGCCAACCAAAATGGACGAGTCGCAGCTGATGGAAGAAGGCTATTACAATATTTACGGTACCGCGGGTGTACGCACCGAAATGCCAGGCTGCTCACTTTGTATGGGGAACCAGGCACGGGTAGCTGCCAAGAGCACCGTGCTGTCCACGTCTACCCGTAACTTCCCGAACCGCCTGGGCGATGGTGCCAACGTGTATCTAACCTCTGCGGAACTGGCGTCTGTGGGCGCGATACTGGGTAGAATCCCGACGCCACAGGAGTACTTGGAGCACACCAAGAACCTGAACAGCATGTCAAAAGAGATCTACAAGTATCTCAACTTTGACCAGATGGACAACTACACCAGCAAGGCAGCTGCAGCGAATATCGCTTAA